In the genome of Pichia kudriavzevii chromosome 4, complete sequence, one region contains:
- a CDS encoding uncharacterized protein (PKUD0D03090; similar to Saccharomyces cerevisiae YNL041C (COG6); ancestral locus Anc_2.273): protein MDFAYEVDTYDNSTLQGTNNKYVTGKTNILSSISTTDFTKKLQSLSILDIGRTPKNMKQDTDTNTSKSLERARTSIELLNTLGLDHIPLYNNEAKEWDDYNQFFIESNLDGKDLISKLNRLLEGTDGSDLSTRTSLELLQKRVDYEISLKDSSANEMKSLTSADQESSLARRNLRGLIESDLVQQYAQQLRPFTKVVKSIESFKPTVEAIINDYNGILDSLVGAINDTDSLKSKICGYEKEKELVDMKKNLLLAFKNTYTISQYEEYLIRFGDLNDPIAGTEFFEVIGRVTKIISDCDVLLGMENETIGLTIMKKMNEYLSSINEKVQSYIQNNIEDVYTGKYQYETKKINVKVFQKCLVYMYHHDRDNFDSTLSGMVEHRSRSISTEFINQLKGYNSEINTSSIQKSKSNLFMSSYDTAKFISDTLAYIHGLLVNEIENARSFFTFDNESDENVISKDELDAMINDIVMKIVAGLNNPLKGAIESILRQEVRLSSLVSSYELIELYSNMFMKLLYHDNEDIRKEGLLYTMKYLESETQDRIFSLIELKFKNLQVETINENLNTSDSDYIPDWMVDWCAVIDELFNDYTSGKNLDDNEKYILGLDDTKWDSLLELLIMKPVELVRKFQKDSKVDKKESLIWGLNCLDYFYDKVDINPFLSSKAPALRSEIEDDTERLTELEFNGLLESSGLYDIFNLVNMIFRIDDEYFDVAYYQPILENRLFNIDTFISANAKLEHFLSTYINQNELNGLISPTIFNKVFLDSATKYIDFYKKLCLIIKEYLRDENGNEVNVFQWNEMTIATLLGVEDHYQGKE from the coding sequence ATGGATTTTGCATACGAAGTCGACACATATGATAACTCTACTCTTCAAGGAACAAACAATAAATATGTAACTGGGAAAACTAACATCTTatcttccatttcaacTACAGATTTCACTAAGAAACTCCAATCATTGTCTATTCTCGATATTGGGCGCACGCCGAAGAATATGAAACAAGATACGGATACGAATACATCGAAATCTTTAGAGAGAGCTAGGACTTCAATTGAACTATTGAATACTCTTGGTTTAGACCATATTCCACTTTATAATAATGAGGCTAAGGAGTGGGACGATTACAATCAGTTTTTTATTGAGTCTAATTTAGATGGAAAAGATTTAATTAGCAAGCTGAACCGTTTGTTAGAAGGTACAGATGGTTCTGATCTGTCTACAAGAACCTCATTAGAATTGCTACAGAAGAGAGTTGACTACGAGATTTCATTAAAGGATTCATCAGCCAACGAAATGAAGAGCCTAACATCGGCTGACCAAGAGAGCAGTTTGGCACGTAGAAACCTAAGGGGCTTAATTGAAAGTGACTTGGTTCAACAGTATGCACAACAACTGAGGCCCTTTACAAAGGTTGTGAAATCAATTGAGTCTTTTAAACCGACAGTTGAGGCGATAATCAATGATTACAACGGTATATTAGATTCTCTTGTTGGCGCAATAAATGATACGGATAGTTTGAAGAGTAAGATTTGTGGCTatgaaaaggagaaggagttAGTTGAcatgaagaagaatttaTTACTTGCCTTCAAGAATACCTACACGATTTCTCAATATGAGGAATACTTGATCAGATTTGGTGATTTGAATGATCCAATTGCGGGtactgaattttttgaGGTGATTGGCAGGGTCACTAAGATTATAAGTGATTGTGATGTCTTGTTAGGTATGGAAAATGAAACTATTGGTTTGACCatcatgaagaaaatgaatgaatatttatcttcaattaatgaaaaagtCCAAAGTTATATacaaaataatattgaagatgtaTATACAGGAAAGTACCAATACgagacaaaaaaaattaatgtCAAAGTGTTCCAGAAATGTTTAGTTTACATGTATCATCATGACAGAGACAATTTTGATTCTACTCTGTCAGGAATGGTTGAACATAGAAGCAGATCTATTTCTACAGAATTCATCAATCAGCTAAAAGGCTATAACAGTGAGATTAACACTAGTTCAATACAAAAGTCAAAATCCAATCTTTTTATGTCATCTTATGATACAGCAAAGTTTATCTCCGACACATTAGCATATATTCACGGCCTATTAGTTaatgagattgaaaacGCACGCtcttttttcacttttgaTAACGAGTCTGACGAAAATGTCATATCCAAGGATGAACTAGATGCTATGATCAACGATATTGTAATGAAAATAGTTGCTGGACTTAACAATCCATTGAAAGGTGCAATTGAAAGTATTTTGAGACAAGAAGTTAGATTGTCATCATTGGTTTCATCTTATGAATTGATAGAATTATATTCCAATATGTTTATGAAGTTGTTGTATCACGATAATGAGGATATTCGAAAAGAGGGCTTGTTATATACAATGAAATACTTGGAAAGTGAAACCCAAGACCGtatattttctctaattgaattgaaatttAAGAATCTACAGGTTGAAACAATTAATGAGAATTTAAATACAAGTGATTCTGATTATATTCCAGATTGGATGGTTGATTGGTGTGCAGTTATTGACGAGTTGTTCAATGACTATACCTCAGGCAAGAACCTTGACGACAACGAAAAGTATATTCTCGGCTTGGATGATACGAAATGGGATAGCCTTCTAGaattattgataatgaaacCAGTAGAGCTGGTTCGTAAATTCCAGAAGGATTCTAAAGTTGACAAGAAGGAAAGCTTGATTTGGGGATTGAACTGCCTTGATTACTTTTATGATAAAGTCGATATCAATCCATTTTTATCGTCAAAAGCACCCGCACTGAGatctgaaattgaagatgacaCAGAGAGGTTGACGGAATTGGAGTTCAATGGGTTATTGGAAAGTTCTGGGCTATATGATATATTTAATTTGGTCAACATGATATTCAGGATTGATGACGAATATTTTGATGTCGCATACTATCAACCTATTTTAGAGAACAGGTTGTTTAATATAGACACTTTTATAAGTGCAAATGCAAAGCTTGAGCATTTTTTGTCTACATACATTAACCAGAATGAGTTGAATGGATTGATATCACCTACTATATTCAACaaagtttttcttgattctGCAACAAAGTACATTGATTTCTATAAAAAGTTGTGCTTAATCATAAAAGAGTATCTAAGAGACGAAAATGGTAATGAAGTTAATGTTTTCCAATGGAACGAAATGACCATCGCCACTTTACTTGGGGTTGAAGATCACtatcaaggaaaagaaTGA
- a CDS encoding uncharacterized protein (PKUD0D03100; similar to Saccharomyces cerevisiae YIL103W (DPH1); ancestral locus Anc_2.272), translating into MSKEEVVVPRRSKFGGAKKAGSSSASEPSSSVVRARKSKVVSRLMNQIPDEILNNEQLNDAIKLLPSNYNFEIHKTVFNIKKINAKRVCLQMPEGLLIYAPIIADILAEFCDCETLIMGDVSYGACCIDDYTARALDCDFIVHYAHSCLVPIDVTLIKVLYVFVTIAIDETHLLNTIRLNFEHGARIALFGTIQFNPSLHSVRAKLSDASDSEKLIYCYTPQIKPLSKGEVLGCTSARLDHEQFDAMVYIGDGRFHLESAMIHNPKIPAFRYDPYSRKFTREGYDKKQMVEIRRDAIEVSRNAKKFGLILGALGRQGNPATISRLEEKLKENGKSVVKIILSEIFPQKVAMFDDVDAFVQVACPRLSIDWGYAFSKPLLTPYEAMVLMGEDKEFTEEFYPMDYYESKGYGRGEKPLRT; encoded by the coding sequence ATGAGTAAAGAAGAGGTCGTTGTTCCAAGGAGAAGCAAGTTTGGTGGTGCCAAAAAGGCTGGTTCTAGTTCAGCTTCAGAACCATCATCTTCCGTTGTTCGTGCACGTAAATCAAAAGTGGTATCGAGATTGATGAACCAGATTCCGGACGAAATCTTAAACAATGAACAGCTTAATGATGCAATAAAACTTTTGCCATCTAACtataattttgaaatacaCAAAACTGtattcaatatcaaaaagaTCAATGCTAAAAGGGTGTGCCTACAAATGCCTGAAGGTTTACTAATCTACGCACCCATAATAGCTGATATATTGGCTGAGTTTTGTGACTGTGAGACTCTAATAATGGGGGATGTTAGTTATGGTGCATGTTGTATTGATGATTATACTGCAAGGGCGTTAGACTGTGATTTCATTGTTCATTATGCACATTCTTGTCTTGTTCCTATTGATGTCACACTTATCAAGGTTTTATATGTATTTGTTACTAttgcaattgatgaaacACATTTACTAAATACTATCAGATTGAACTTTGAACATGGGGCTAGGATTGCACTTTTTGGAACGATCCAGTTTAACCCATCCTTACATAGTGTTCGTGCTAAGTTATCTGATGCTTCCGACAGTGAGAAATTGATATACTGTTATACGCCACAAATAAAACCGCTATCGAAGGGTGAAGTTTTAGGATGTACTAGTGCAAGACTTGATCACGAGCAGTTTGATGCCATGGTTTATATTGGTGATGGGAGGTTCCATTTGGAATCAGCAATGATTCACAATCCCAAAATACCAGCATTTAGGTATGACCCATACTCCAGAAAATTTACGAGAGAGGGCTATgacaagaaacaaatggTTGAAATTCGTAGAGATGCTATTGAGGTTTCACGGAATGCCAAAAAGTTTGGTCTCATACTAGGTGCCTTAGGTAGACAAGGTAATCCAGCTACCATCTCTCGATTGGAGGAAAAACTTAAGGAAAACGGCAAATCTGTGGTAAAGATTATTCTAAGTGAGATCTTCCCTCAAAAGGTTGCAATGTTTGATGATGTGGATGCCTTTGTTCAAGTTGCTTGCCCGAGGTTAAGTATAGACTGGGGGTATGCATTTAGTAAACCATTATTGACCCCATATGAAGCAATGGTTTTAATGGGtgaagataaagaatttACTGAGGAATTTTATCCAATGGACTATTACGAAAGTAAAGGTTATGGTAGAGGTGAAAAGCCACTGCGTACTTAA
- a CDS encoding uncharacterized protein (PKUD0D03110; similar to Saccharomyces cerevisiae YIL104C (SHQ1); ancestral locus Anc_2.271), giving the protein MLTPRFELNQDEEFVYIKIHISNIRFSAAAIEMVVNENVFVFSLPPYYLRLRFPKQLVENEDATSEFVPNEECIKVRVPKLNKGEFFPDLDLGAKLLARLNEPSNPCEKSELKGGLIEEVDIEGSKDAFQRSRSELEREALTYDWEVPQTMPDPLTDLKVSVKYGFNNQYSDYLTPSLANGNDINELSDPDHLQPDDRIMERLIKENIKFDMEYYANDYITVRYLSEQEGDVNGIIGALTYASPYWKLFNDSKSKSTVQVEFTQEEQDRMTDLPRKTYLIDDPRPLYYTLLCLLFSYSYEVRSFQGETTIESAWSIGKLTPQISCLDSQLIQSNNQTEKNMIRVITLTMARRALGYPLFRHFDLVKKSWMDVYWTLRCGKRAVLKSLLAIRELFRKHDIYYVYCKILLDDLCAWVLRDDGCNDVVLRNLAHALRKEIDVLDKKDVVFEKLISTNTEEIPNDAQIEMDVEKEDQFEFLNLVEVEELADEAYESSL; this is encoded by the coding sequence ATGTTAACCCCCAGATTCGAACTGAAtcaagatgaagaatttgtttATATCAAAATACACATCTCCAATATTAGATTCTCTGCAGCTGCTATTGAGATGGTGGtaaatgaaaatgtttttgtgttttcatTGCCGCCATACTATCTTCGTCTAAGATTCCCAAAACAGTTAGTTGAAAACGAGGATGCTACTTCTGAGTTCGTTCCCAACGAGGAATGTATCAAAGTACGTGTGCCCAAACTGAATAAAGGGGAATTTTTTCCGGACTTAGATTTAGGTGCAAAACTACTAGCAAGATTGAATGAACCTTCCAATCCTTGCGAGAAAAGTGAGTTGAAGGGTGGATTGATTGAAGAAGTAGATATCGAAGGTAGCAAGGATGCTTTTCAAAGATCAAGGTCGGAATTGGAGAGAGAAGCACTGACTTACGATTGGGAAGTTCCACAAACTATGCCGGATCCGTTGACTGATTTGAAGGTTTCTGTAAAGTATGGCTTTAACAACCAGTATTCGGATTATCTGACTCCTTCCTTGGCAAATGGTAACGACATAAACGAACTTTCCGATCCAGACCATTTGCAGCCTGACGACAGAATAATGGAACGACTAATTAAGGAGAATATCAAATTCGATATGGAATACTATGCCAATGATTATATCACTGTGAGATACCTGAGTGAGCAAGAGGGGGACGTCAATGGTATAATTGGTGCGCTCACATATGCATCACCATATTGGAAACTCTTCAATGATAGCAAAAGTAAAAGCACCGTACAGGTGGAATTCACACAAGAAGAGCAGGATAGGATGACTGATTTACCTCGTAAGACATACTTGATTGATGATCCAAGGCCATTATATTATACCCTTCTATGTCTGTTATTTTCCTACAGTTATGAAGTTAGGTCCTTTCAAGGAGAAACTACCATTGAATCCGCGTGGTCAATTGGTAAACTAACACCACAGATTAGTTGTTTGGACTCCCAACTAATACAGAGTAACAACCAGACAGAAAAGAACATGATCCGTGTAATTACTTTGACAATGGCTCGCCGAGCTTTGGGATATCCATTGTTCAGACACTTTGACCTTGTGAAAAAGTCTTGGATGGATGTTTACTGGACTTTGAGGTGTGGGAAAAGGGCGGTCTTGAAATCATTACTGGCAATAAGAGAATTGTTTAGGAAACATGATATCTACTACGTATACTGCAAGATACTGCTCGACGATTTGTGCGCATGGGTGCTAAGAGATGATGGCTGCAATGACGTTGTGCTGAGAAACTTAGCACATGCATTACGTAAAGAAATCGATGTTCTTGATAAGAAGGATGTTGTTTTTGAGAAGTTAATTTCTACAAACACtgaagaaattccaaaCGATGCCCAGATCGAAatggatgttgaaaaagaagatcaGTTTGAATTCTTAAATCTAgtagaagttgaagaacttgCTGATGAAGCGTACGAATCAAGTTTATAG
- a CDS encoding uncharacterized protein (PKUD0D03120; similar to Saccharomyces cerevisiae YNL042W (BOP3); ancestral locus Anc_2.270) gives MTFTPPHGACTNQQAKMYRHCRPINTQLGSPIDQAQTLSTPTATPSPNLPFNPKQSPEQVRITHNKRDSSCIEGNGPYWDKQQAYYGSQSNNFQAAVDQYDRASSQNQIFKSLFGPDASQWPFSEDCLKRALAVRLAQEATKQEYYKVERLNRTMELMKMAVLAKVPGHLIPGLLGTPPCIQGESHNPHPNEQHPQCVTPLRESSSCCNSSNSPSPVRSSKHSRSRTISSTAELFNSQSNVSDDSQSNPMKNFKFGTGSSNSFRSTLVRNRTSLPPRHQLSPSRIGAHAISSLNGSSDKNRVDIRKFQHGKTHMKTLSLPNNVTIPETKPLSFSRNHSKLPSIPNLREIYIPELDKQPPQSYEPGKVGKSCLAEQPSVEPPKDLPTSSATESSHWKRRRVNGGSPLKELSMVYENGESMTQTEQNVSISSFYEDSNKTLTSSSPKSVLPFEPKTP, from the coding sequence ATGACTTTCACGCCCCCACATGGTGCTTGCACAAACCAGCAAGCAAAAATGTACAGACATTGTCGACCAATAAACACACAGCTTGGATCTCCTATAGACCAGGCACAAACATTGTCGACTCCCACAGCCACACCATCTCCGAATCTGCCGTTTAATCCCAAACAGAGTCCAGAACAAGTACGCATAACCCACAACAAGAGAGACTCGTCATGTATAGAAGGAAATGGTCCGTATTGGGACAAACAACAAGCATATTACGGAAGTCAAAGCAATAACTTCCAAGCTGCAGTTGACCAATATGATCGTGCATCATCACAAAATCAGATCTTTAAGTCGCTATTTGGTCCCGATGCCTCTCAATGGCCATTCTCTGAAGATTGTCTTAAAAGAGCATTGGCTGTACGTTTGGCACAAGAAGCCACCAAACAAGAATACTACAAAGTAGAAAGACTGAACCGAACTATGGAACTCATGAAGATGGCAGTACTGGCAAAAGTTCCAGGTCACTTAATTCCAGGATTATTAGGAACCCCACCCTGCATACAAGGAGAAAGTCATAATCCACATCCTAATGAACAACACCCACAATGTGTGACACCTCTGAGAGAGTCCTCGTCTTGTtgtaattcttcaaattctccaTCTCCTGTTAGAAGCTCAAAACATTCTAGAAGCCGAACTATTTCCTCCACTGCTGAATTGTTTAACAGTCAATCAAACGTAAGTGATGACTCTCAATCAAATCCAATGAAAAACTTCAAGTTTGGAACTGGAAGCTCAAATTCCTTCAGATCGACTCTTGTTCGTAACCGTACTTCGTTACCACCAAGGCATCAACTATCACCTTCTCGAATTGGTGCACATGCTATTTCCTCGTTGAATGGATCTTCGGACAAGAACAGAGTTGATATACGAAAGTTTCAGCACGGGAAAACCCATATGAAAACATTGTCACTGCCAAACAATGTAACTATACCAGAGACAAAACctttgagtttttcaagaaatcattCTAAGTTACCTTCAATACCTAATTTAAGAGAGATTTACATTCCTGAGCTAGATAAACAACCACCTCAATCTTACGAACCGGGAAAGGTAGGTAAAAGTTGCTTGGCAGAGCAGCCATCTGTTGAACCGCCGAAAGATCTGCCTACTAGCTCAGCGACAGAATCTTCGCattggaaaagaaggagggTTAATGGGGGATCCCCCTTGAAGGAATTGAGTATGGTTTACGAAAACGGGGAATCCATGACGCAGACTGAACAAAATGTTTCGATCTCAAGTTTTTACGAAGACTCCAATAAAACTCTAACATCCTCTAGCCCTAAAAGTGTACTACCTTTTGAACCTAAAACACCATAG
- a CDS encoding uncharacterized protein (PKUD0D03130; similar to Saccharomyces cerevisiae YJL115W (ASF1); ancestral locus Anc_1.242): MSIVSLLGIKVLNNPAKFTDPYEFEITFECLEQLKDDLEWKLTYVGSSRSLEHDQELDSLLVGPVPVGINKFILTADPPSPELIPASELVSVTVILLSCSYKEREFVRVGYYVNNEYDSEELRENPPAKVQVDHIVRNILAEKPRVTRFNIAWDNEGDLDEYPPEQDTEELDDEDAIIDMGVDSEEEAEDMVEVDDEDDDAEDEEVGVEGQEKVSGEVLEVDAESAKRQNTLNDDDIPELKRRKIELEKTETTNTENEASNVVVDKEDEEEDEEEDEEDEEEDLDELAADDEEELVAEEVEEVDAAEEDDGENTENAEEAQVAPMEDSERTLKSRQDSV; encoded by the coding sequence ATGTCCATTGTATCACTCTTGGGAATAAAGGTGCTTAATAATCCTGCGAAATTCACCGATCCATATGAGTTTGAAATTACCTTTGAGTGTTTGGAACAATTGAAGGATGACCTTGAATGGAAGTTGACCTATGTTGGCTCTTCTAGATCTTTAGAGCATGACCAGGAATTGGATTCTTTATTGGTGGGCCCCGTCCCCGTTGGAATCAACAAGTTCATCCTCACTGCAGATCCTCCATCACCGGAATTAATACCTGCGAGTGAGTTAGTGAGTGTTACGGTGATTCTATTGAGTTGTTCATATAAGGAGAGGGAGTTTGTACGTGTTGGGTACTATGTCAATAATGAGTATGATTCAGAAGAGCTGAGGGAGAACCCACCGGCAAAGGTGCAGGTGGATCATATAGTGAGAAACATCCTAGCCGAAAAACCCAGAGTGACAAGGTTCAATATAGCGTGGGACAATGAGGGAGATCTAGATGAGTATCCTCCTGAACAGGACACCGAGGAACTGGACGATGAGGACGCCATTATTGATATGGGTGTGGATTCGGAAGAGGAAGCAGAAGATATGGTGGAGGTTGACGATGAGGATGACGATGCTGAAGATGAGGAGGTGGGGGTGGAAGGTCAGGAAAAGGTAAGCGGCGAAGTACTCGAGGTTGATGCCGAGTCGGCAAAAAGGCAAAACACGTTGAACGACGACGACATACCGGAGCTtaaaaggagaaagatCGAATTAGAGAAAACGGAAACCACAAACACGGAAAACGAGGCATCCAACGTGGTGGTGGATAAGGAGgatgaggaggaggatgaggaggaagacgaagaagacgaagaagaggatcttgatgaattagctgctgatgatgaagaagagcTAGTTGCTGAAGAAGTAGAAGAGGTAGATGCagcagaagaagacgaCGGAGAAAACACAGAAAATGCAGAAGAAGCTCAAGTTGCTCCCATGGAGGATTCAGAGAGAACACTTAAAAGTAGACAAGATAGTGTTTAA
- a CDS encoding uncharacterized protein (PKUD0D03140; similar to Saccharomyces cerevisiae YKR041W; ancestral locus Anc_1.243) has protein sequence MDHDHTYTNYFTNGEHEAVVTKPQRRWKRLRFKKRIKPKLFLKKVATNTHDVATSGHVSTVKAEKERSELFDRHTNVIEYGPSVHGYNFIAFSESDIPQERSDENPPLVSEKESSDSETSSNRSNFQETSSEYNYNVYLNAWADIENGIKYYKTPFPTKTDEFGDISVSSIINFLETKANVRQERIRWHPDRMKQILLNSDMWDDHQEKDVTHVFQVINEAYDRV, from the coding sequence ATGGACCATGATCATACTTATACCAACTACTTCACGAATGGTGAGCATGAAGCTGTTGTGACGAAACCACAACGCAGGTGGAAGAGATTGAGGTTTAAAAAACGTATCAAGCCTAAGCTATTCTTAAAGAAAGTTGCAACCAACACACATGACGTAGCTACCAGTGGCCATGTTTCCACTGTCAAAGCtgagaaagagagaagcGAATTGTTTGACAGGCATACTAATGTTATTGAATACGGCCCTTCTGTTCATGGATACAACTTTATCGCATTTTCTGAGTCGGATATCCCCCAAGAACGATCTGATGAAAACCCGCCATTGGTTTCAGAAAAGGAAAGCTCAGATTCTGAGACAAGTTCAAACAGATCGAACTTCCAAGAAACATCCTCTGAGTATAACTACAACGTGTATTTGAATGCGTGGgctgatattgaaaatggcaTAAAGTATTACAAAACACCATTCCCAACTAAAACAGATGAATTCGGGGATATAAGTGTAAGTTCAATCATTAATTTCTTGGAAACTAAGGCAAATGTCAGACAAGAAAGAATACGCTGGCATCCCGATAGAATGAAACAGATCCTGCTAAACTCTGATATGTGGGATGACcatcaagaaaaagatgTTACTCATGTATTCCAAGTTATCAACGAAGCATACGATAGGGTATAA